In Oryza sativa Japonica Group chromosome 3, ASM3414082v1, one DNA window encodes the following:
- the LOC4334678 gene encoding probable protein phosphatase 2C 36 isoform X1, with amino-acid sequence MLGALLRLLSACGGVWPTSPAPPARSSSSSSAAAAADQAAAEGRDGLLWWRDLARCHAGELSVAVVQGNHVLEDQCRVESGPPPLAATCIGVFDGHAGPDAARFACDHLLPNLREAASGPEGVTADAIRDAFLATEEGFLAVVSRMWEAQPDMATVGTCCLVGVVHQRTLFVANLGDSRAVLGKKVGRAGQITAEQLSSEHNANEEDVRQELMAQHPDDPQIVALKHGVWRVKGIIQVSRSLGDAYLKHSQYNTEQIKPKFRLPEPFSRPILSANPSIIARCLQPSDCFIIFASDGLWEHLSNQQAVEIVHNHQRACKKAHKGSSP; translated from the exons ATGCTGGGCGCGCTCCTTAGGCTGCTCTCCGCGTGCGGCGGGGTCTGGCCCACgtcaccggcgccgcccgcgcggtcgtcgtcgtcttcgtcggcggcggccgcggcggaccAGGCCGCTGCTGAGGGCAGGGATGGCCTGCTGTGGTGGCGGGACCTCGCGCGGTGCCACGCCGGGGAGCtgtccgtcgccgtcgtgcaGGGGAACCACGTGCTCGAGGACCAGTGCCGCGTCGAGTCGggcccgccgcccctcgccgccacctGCATCGGCGTCTTCGACGGCCACGCCGGCCCCGACGCCGCCCGCTTCGCCTGCGACCACCTCCTCCCCAACCTCCGAG AGGCCGCGTCCGGGCCGGAGGGCGTCACGGCCGACGCCATCAGGGACGCGTTCCTGGCCACGGAGGAAGGCTTCCTCGCGGTCGTCTCGCGGATGTGGGAGGCGCAGCCGGACATGGCCACCGTCGGGACGTGCTGCCTCGTCGGAGTCGTGCACCAGAGGACGCTCTTCGTCGCCAACCTCGGGGATTCCAGGGCCGTTCTTGGGAAGAAGGTTGGTCGCGCTGGTCAGATTACCGCCGAGCAACTGTCCAGTGAGCATAACGCCAATGAAGAGGATGTCAGGCAGGAGCTCATGGCTCAGCACCCAGATGATCCTCAGATTGTTGCTCTTAAACATGGGGTTTGGAGAGTCAAGGGCATCATACAG GTGTCCAGATCATTAGGCGATGCATATCTAAAGCATAGTCAGTATAACACGGAACAGATCAAACCAAAGTTCAGGCTCCCTGAACCATTCAGCAGGCCTATATTGAGTGCCAACCCATCTATCATCGCACGTTGCCTTCAACCAAGTGATTGCTTCATCATATTTGCCTCCGATGGTTTGTGGGAACACCTGAGTAATCAGCAGGCTGTTGAGATTGTGCACAACCATCAACGAGCT TGCAAGAAGGCTCATAAAGGCAGCTCTCCATGA
- the LOC4334675 gene encoding calreticulin-like, whose amino-acid sequence MAIPRRSAAAVAAVVALASVAAVAGEVFFQEKFDDGWEDRWVKSEWKKDDNRAGEWNHTSGKWYGDADDKGIQTSEDYRFYAISAKYPEFSSKDKTLVLQFSVKHEQKLDCGGGYVKLLGGDVDQKKFGGETPYSIMFGPDICGYATKKVHAILTKNGKNHLIKKDVPCKTDQLTHVYTLIIRPDAKYSILIDNTEKQTGSIYDDWNIIPPKNKRDPEAKKPEDWDDNEYIPDPEDKKPEGYDDIPKEITDPEATKPEDWDDEEDGEWTAPTIPNPEYKGPWNQKKLKNPNYKGKWKAPLIPNPDYKDDPYIYAFDSLNHIGIELWQVKSGTLFDNILITDDPEYAKKFAEETWAKHKDAEKAAFDEAEKKRLEEESANSKIDDSDDDASDDEDEADDDKADVVAEQTKDKGDEKPQDIKVSADEKPKSSKDDSSAAKKDEL is encoded by the exons ATGGCGATCCCCAGAAGgtcggcggccgccgtcgctgccgtggTGGCGCTCGCGTCCGTGGCCgctgtcgccggcgaggtcTTCTTCCAGGAGAAGTTCGACG ATGGATGGGAGGATCGGTGGGTCAAATCTGAGTGGAAGAAGGATGACAACAGGGCCGGCGAATGGAACCACACCTCCGGCAAGTGGtacggcgacgccgacgacaaGG GTATCCAGACGTCAGAGGACTACAGATTCTACGCCATTTCGGCCAAGTACCCTGAGTTCAGCAGCAAGGACAAGACCCTCGTGCTGCAGTTCTCGGTGAAGCACGAGCAGAAGctcgactgcggcggcggctacgtGAAATTGCTCGGTGGCGACGTTGACCAGAAGAAGTTTGGTGGCGAGACGCCGTACAG CATCATGTTTGGACCAGATATCTGCGGGTATGCCACCAAGAAGGTTCACGCTATCCTTACAAAGAACGGCAAGAACCATCTAATCAAGAAGGACGTGCCATGCAAGACCGATCAACTGACGCACGTCTACACCTTGATCATCCGTCCTGACGCCAAATACAGCATTCTGATCGATAACACTGAGAAGCAAACTGGAAGCATCTATGATGATTGGAACATTATTCCTCCAAAGAATAAGAGGGATCCTGAAGCCAAGAAG CCAGAAGACTGGGACGACAATGAATACATTCCTGATCCTGAGGACAAGAAGCCTGAG GGCTATGATGATATCCCTAAGGAAATTACTGACCCAGAAGCAACTAAG CCTGAGGACTGGGATGatgaggaagatggagaatgGACAGCTCCAACCATTCCAAACCCTGAGTACAAGGGACCATGGAACCAAAAG AAACTTAAGAACCCTAATTACAAGGGCAAATGGAAGGCACCATTGATCCCCAACCCAG ATTACAAGGATGATCCTTACATCTACGCTTTTGATAGTTTGAACCACATTGGCATTGAGCTGTGGCAG GTTAAGTCGGGAACTTTGTTTGACAACATTCTTATCACTGATGACCCTGAGTATGCCAAGAAATTTGCAGAAGAAACCTGGGCCAAGCATAAAGAT GCTGAGAAAGCCGCCTTTGATGAAGCTGAGAAGAAGAGGCTTGAGGAG GAATCTGCAAACTCTAAAatcgacgacagcgacgacgacgctAGT gatgatgaggatgaggcGGACGATGACAAGGCTGATGTCGTTGCTGAGCAGACCAAGGACAAGGGTGATGAGAAACCGCAGGACATCAAGGTCTCTGCTGATGAGAAGCCAAAGAGCAGCAAGGATGATTCTTCCGCTGCGAAGAAGGACGAGCTTtag
- the LOC4334678 gene encoding probable protein phosphatase 2C 36 precursor, whose protein sequence is MLGALLRLLSACGGVWPTSPAPPARSSSSSSAAAAADQAAAEGRDGLLWWRDLARCHAGELSVAVVQGNHVLEDQCRVESGPPPLAATCIGVFDGHAGPDAARFACDHLLPNLREAASGPEGVTADAIRDAFLATEEGFLAVVSRMWEAQPDMATVGTCCLVGVVHQRTLFVANLGDSRAVLGKKVGRAGQITAEQLSSEHNANEEDVRQELMAQHPDDPQIVALKHGVWRVKGIIQVSRSLGDAYLKHSQYNTEQIKPKFRLPEPFSRPILSANPSIIARCLQPSDCFIIFASDGLWEHLSNQQAVEIVHNHQRAGSARRLIKAALHEAARKREMRYSDLMKIDKKVRRHFHDDITVIVLFINYDQLAKGHSQGQSLSIRCALDH, encoded by the exons ATGCTGGGCGCGCTCCTTAGGCTGCTCTCCGCGTGCGGCGGGGTCTGGCCCACgtcaccggcgccgcccgcgcggtcgtcgtcgtcttcgtcggcggcggccgcggcggaccAGGCCGCTGCTGAGGGCAGGGATGGCCTGCTGTGGTGGCGGGACCTCGCGCGGTGCCACGCCGGGGAGCtgtccgtcgccgtcgtgcaGGGGAACCACGTGCTCGAGGACCAGTGCCGCGTCGAGTCGggcccgccgcccctcgccgccacctGCATCGGCGTCTTCGACGGCCACGCCGGCCCCGACGCCGCCCGCTTCGCCTGCGACCACCTCCTCCCCAACCTCCGAG AGGCCGCGTCCGGGCCGGAGGGCGTCACGGCCGACGCCATCAGGGACGCGTTCCTGGCCACGGAGGAAGGCTTCCTCGCGGTCGTCTCGCGGATGTGGGAGGCGCAGCCGGACATGGCCACCGTCGGGACGTGCTGCCTCGTCGGAGTCGTGCACCAGAGGACGCTCTTCGTCGCCAACCTCGGGGATTCCAGGGCCGTTCTTGGGAAGAAGGTTGGTCGCGCTGGTCAGATTACCGCCGAGCAACTGTCCAGTGAGCATAACGCCAATGAAGAGGATGTCAGGCAGGAGCTCATGGCTCAGCACCCAGATGATCCTCAGATTGTTGCTCTTAAACATGGGGTTTGGAGAGTCAAGGGCATCATACAG GTGTCCAGATCATTAGGCGATGCATATCTAAAGCATAGTCAGTATAACACGGAACAGATCAAACCAAAGTTCAGGCTCCCTGAACCATTCAGCAGGCCTATATTGAGTGCCAACCCATCTATCATCGCACGTTGCCTTCAACCAAGTGATTGCTTCATCATATTTGCCTCCGATGGTTTGTGGGAACACCTGAGTAATCAGCAGGCTGTTGAGATTGTGCACAACCATCAACGAGCT GGAAGTGCAAGAAGGCTCATAAAGGCAGCTCTCCATGAAGCAGCACGGAAACGTGAGATGCGTTATTCAGACCTTATGAAGATTGACAAGAAGGTTCGCAGGCATTTCCATGACGATATCACTGTCATCGTCTTATTCATAAATTATGACCAATTAGCTAAAGGTCATTCACAAGGGCAATCTCTATCCATCAGATGTGCTTTAGATCATTGA
- the LOC4334676 gene encoding uncharacterized protein produces MAAAGDESAAAAAAAAAAAGGAAAGEAAVDSKDLQQQSKALDKLTDRVEDRQLDSSRVQSAMAALASSKEADWNAMRLREKELAAIKINPADVEIIANELELDKKIAERTLREHKGDAVAAVRFLLR; encoded by the exons ATGGCTGCGGCGGGCGACGAGTCGGCGGCTgccgctgcggctgcggcggcggcggcgggcggtgccgccgcgggggaggcggcggttgACTCCAAGGACctgcagcagcagagcaaggcgcTGGACAAGCTCACCGACCGCGTCGAGGACCGCCAGCTCGATTCCTCCCGCGTCCAATCC GCTATGGCAGCTCTTGCTTCTTCCAAAGAAGCTGATTGGAATGCCATGAGATTGAG GGAAAAAGAATTAGCTGCCATCAAGATCAACCCTGCTGATGTTGAAATTATCGCTAACGAGCTTGAG TTGGACAAGAAGATTGCAGAGAGAACACTACGGGAGCACAAAGGCGATGCTGTAGCTGCAGTCCGGTTCTTGCTTCGCTGA